A stretch of Desulfobacter hydrogenophilus DNA encodes these proteins:
- a CDS encoding DUF3047 domain-containing protein → MSTQKQNRILAGIIMVLSFAGVLHAGQVLTVADFSRADVGKTPPQYWEALTFKKITAHTIYEMVKDQGRTVIKAQSHASASGLIRKIRIDLKKYPVIQWQWKITGIYKKGDVTIKSGDDYPARIYVAFEYDPGRVGFWEKAKFETIRLVYGQYPPVSSVTYIWANHAPIGTRIPNPYTKRVMMIAVQSGVNKVGTWVTEERNIYQDYVDSFGHSPPMTSGVAIMTDSDNTGETATAFYGDIIFKSSPGAATP, encoded by the coding sequence TTGAGCACGCAAAAGCAAAATCGGATTTTGGCCGGTATCATCATGGTTTTAAGTTTTGCAGGCGTTCTCCACGCCGGACAGGTGTTGACCGTGGCGGACTTTTCCCGGGCGGATGTGGGGAAAACGCCGCCGCAATACTGGGAGGCGTTGACATTTAAAAAGATAACGGCTCACACAATATATGAGATGGTCAAAGATCAGGGCCGAACCGTTATCAAAGCCCAGAGCCACGCATCAGCTTCCGGGCTAATCCGCAAAATCCGCATTGATCTGAAAAAATATCCTGTGATCCAATGGCAATGGAAAATTACCGGCATATATAAAAAAGGCGATGTTACTATAAAAAGCGGGGATGATTACCCGGCAAGGATTTATGTGGCTTTTGAATATGACCCCGGCAGGGTGGGGTTCTGGGAAAAAGCCAAATTTGAGACCATCCGTTTGGTATATGGCCAATATCCGCCTGTAAGTTCCGTAACCTATATCTGGGCCAACCACGCACCCATCGGAACCCGGATACCCAATCCCTATACCAAACGTGTGATGATGATTGCTGTCCAAAGTGGTGTAAACAAGGTCGGCACCTGGGTGACCGAAGAACGCAATATTTATCAAGATTATGTGGACAGTTTCGGCCACTCGCCTCCCATGACTTCCGGTGTGGCAATCATGACGGACTCGGACAATACTGGTGAGACCGCAACGGCCTTTTACGGTGATATTATTTTTAAATCAAGCCCGGGAGCCGCAACGCCTTGA
- a CDS encoding TIGR04283 family arsenosugar biosynthesis glycosyltransferase, protein MSPLISVIIPVYCEGNRINLAIDRVKLSVSGMMSAAEIIVVDGDPGKSTLKVINDPDIIKKASVAGRGVQMNHGARAATADVLLFLHADTILPANAFSKVLDVCRDKEIVAGAFDLVIDAPHPGFRLIEKSATLRSRITRIPFGDQAIFIKADCFRKLGGYKPIALMEDVDIMLRIRQRGYRIRFISDPVLTSARRWKKEGMIYTTIRNWILQLLFYIGVSPEKLKNYYHSL, encoded by the coding sequence TTGAGTCCCCTGATATCTGTCATCATACCGGTATATTGCGAAGGCAATCGCATAAACCTGGCCATTGACCGCGTAAAATTATCGGTGTCAGGAATGATGTCGGCGGCAGAAATCATTGTGGTGGACGGAGATCCGGGAAAAAGCACTCTGAAGGTCATCAATGACCCGGATATTATAAAAAAAGCATCTGTGGCGGGTCGGGGCGTGCAGATGAACCATGGCGCCCGGGCCGCAACCGCAGATGTGCTGTTGTTTCTTCACGCAGATACCATTCTGCCTGCCAATGCGTTTAGCAAGGTTCTGGATGTCTGCCGGGACAAGGAGATTGTTGCCGGTGCTTTTGATCTGGTGATTGACGCACCGCATCCGGGTTTTCGACTCATCGAAAAAAGCGCAACCCTTCGTTCCAGGATCACCCGTATTCCCTTTGGGGACCAGGCCATATTCATTAAGGCGGACTGCTTCCGTAAATTGGGGGGATATAAACCTATTGCACTGATGGAAGATGTCGACATCATGCTTAGAATCAGACAAAGGGGGTACCGGATCCGGTTCATTTCCGATCCGGTGCTCACTTCGGCCCGGCGCTGGAAAAAAGAGGGCATGATATACACAACCATCCGCAACTGGATACTCCAACTACTGTTTTATATCGGGGTCAGCCCTGAAAAATTGAAAAACTACTATCACTCTTTATAA
- a CDS encoding FAD-dependent oxidoreductase: protein MNHRIIKVFILGIFILGFILFFAFDLHHQVSFENLKAQQATLEKFYAANTLLTIFIYAGTYILITGLSLPGAAVMTLAGGALFGLSAGTVIVSFASTIGATLAFLAARFLLKDYIQNRFADRLRKINEGVENDGPFYLFTLRLVPVFPFFVINLVMGLTPIKAGMFYIISQVGMLPGTLAYINAGTQLARVETPSGILSPALIASFVLLGIFPWIARAFTKFLKNRRVMAKFHKPSRFDYNLVVIGAGSAGLVTSYIAAAVKAGVALIEKDKMGGDCLNTGCVPSKSLIRSAKMLSYAKRAKEFGFERTRIDFEFSDVMERVENIIKKIAPHDSVERYTQLGVDCISGEAQIISPYEIKVNGETITTRSIVVATGAGPRIPSIPGLDQVAYLTSDTVWSLRQLPRRLVVVGGGPIGCELSQAFARLGAQVTQVGRAPRLMGREDEDVADFIKDIFTKEGIRVLTGHKTKEIRVDGDHKTLICTRNLDKQDVAVEFDAILLAVGRVANTKGFGLKKLGVALNPNGTIKTNDWLQTTIPNIYAAGDVAGPYQFTHVASHQAWYACVNALFGGFKKFKADYRVIPWSTFTDPEVARVGMNETDCLAANIPHEVTCYGIDDLDRAIADSEAHGFVKVLTVPKKDRILGVTIVGAHAGDLIHEFILAMKYNIGLNKILGTIHIYPTLAESARSTAGVWKRARVPETVLGFVERYLARQRK from the coding sequence ATGAATCACAGGATCATTAAAGTATTCATTCTTGGGATATTTATCCTGGGTTTTATTTTGTTTTTCGCATTTGATCTCCACCATCAGGTTTCTTTTGAGAATCTTAAAGCCCAGCAAGCCACCCTGGAAAAATTTTATGCAGCAAACACCCTTCTGACCATTTTTATTTATGCTGGGACATATATCCTTATAACGGGGCTGTCACTTCCGGGGGCCGCCGTGATGACCCTGGCAGGCGGTGCCTTGTTCGGTCTGTCCGCGGGCACTGTAATTGTTTCCTTTGCCAGCACCATCGGTGCCACCCTGGCATTTCTTGCGGCGCGGTTCCTGTTAAAGGATTATATCCAGAATCGATTTGCCGATCGGCTGCGCAAAATTAATGAAGGGGTTGAAAATGACGGGCCGTTCTATCTTTTCACCCTGCGCCTGGTGCCGGTGTTTCCCTTTTTTGTTATTAACCTGGTCATGGGGCTTACCCCCATTAAGGCTGGGATGTTTTATATTATCAGTCAGGTGGGCATGCTTCCCGGAACTCTTGCCTACATCAATGCCGGCACCCAGTTAGCCCGGGTAGAAACCCCGTCTGGGATTCTTTCCCCCGCTTTGATCGCCTCCTTTGTCCTTTTGGGGATTTTTCCCTGGATCGCAAGGGCGTTTACCAAATTTTTAAAAAACCGGCGGGTCATGGCAAAATTTCATAAACCGTCTCGATTTGACTATAACCTGGTGGTCATCGGTGCCGGTTCCGCAGGTCTTGTGACCTCGTATATCGCAGCCGCTGTGAAGGCCGGTGTGGCATTGATTGAAAAGGACAAAATGGGGGGAGACTGCCTGAATACGGGGTGCGTACCCAGCAAATCATTGATCCGCAGCGCAAAAATGCTTTCCTATGCCAAACGGGCAAAGGAATTTGGTTTTGAACGTACCCGGATTGACTTTGAATTTAGTGACGTGATGGAGCGGGTGGAAAACATCATAAAAAAAATAGCGCCCCATGATTCTGTGGAACGGTATACCCAACTGGGGGTTGACTGCATTTCAGGAGAGGCCCAAATTATCTCCCCATACGAAATTAAAGTAAACGGGGAAACCATAACCACCCGCAGCATTGTGGTGGCTACGGGGGCTGGACCCCGAATCCCTTCCATCCCCGGTCTGGATCAGGTGGCGTATCTGACCTCTGACACGGTCTGGTCCTTGCGGCAACTGCCCCGGCGTCTGGTGGTGGTGGGCGGCGGCCCCATTGGGTGCGAGCTCAGTCAGGCCTTTGCCCGTCTGGGCGCCCAGGTTACCCAGGTGGGCCGGGCTCCCCGACTCATGGGCCGGGAGGATGAGGATGTAGCGGATTTTATCAAAGACATCTTCACCAAAGAGGGCATTCGGGTCCTCACCGGGCATAAGACAAAGGAAATACGGGTGGACGGGGACCACAAAACCCTGATCTGCACACGGAATTTAGACAAACAGGACGTAGCTGTTGAGTTTGACGCGATCCTGCTTGCCGTCGGCCGCGTGGCCAATACCAAGGGCTTTGGGCTGAAAAAACTGGGGGTGGCACTGAACCCCAACGGCACCATTAAAACCAATGACTGGCTGCAGACCACTATTCCCAATATTTATGCAGCCGGTGATGTGGCAGGTCCTTATCAATTCACCCATGTGGCCTCCCACCAGGCTTGGTACGCTTGTGTAAACGCCTTGTTCGGCGGTTTTAAAAAATTCAAGGCAGATTACCGGGTGATCCCCTGGTCCACCTTTACCGATCCCGAAGTGGCCCGGGTGGGGATGAATGAAACCGATTGCCTTGCTGCCAATATTCCGCATGAGGTTACCTGCTATGGCATTGACGACCTGGACCGGGCCATTGCCGACTCCGAAGCCCATGGGTTTGTTAAAGTTTTAACCGTCCCCAAAAAAGACAGGATTCTGGGGGTAACGATTGTGGGCGCTCATGCCGGTGATTTGATCCATGAATTTATTCTGGCCATGAAATACAATATTGGCTTGAATAAAATTCTTGGTACCATCCATATTTATCCGACATTGGCAGAGTCCGCCCGGTCTACGGCTGGGGTCTGGAAAAGAGCCAGGGTGCCTGAAACCGTTCTGGGATTTGTGGAGCGATATCTGGCCCGGCAGCGTAAATAG
- a CDS encoding DUF5714 domain-containing protein, whose protein sequence is MSSNRYDDWIRLELDKIAVYVKPESPDWIVPSASGDRLLQNIIASGGRNTTDERQGRPSIYGDADFSSIVRESQFLSLLKSPDIADYKGRGQALSLTALKECWLHITNKCNLACRHCLFSCSSRTSETMDFDMISSIVSQAYTLGTRIFYLTGGEPMVHPDFQDICRLILDEHADTMLVILTNGILIPEYRAFLKSLPGDRLFLQVSLDGLEDANDALRGTGSFAKTTAGLAVLEQLNIITTLSMVVHPDNFFQMAEMVRLGAKFSVDSIHYMWLLTTGRASSQPAVPMDELFNNLVQCHGLAAAHNLTIDNITNLSTRVFSTPGTKYDLGNAGWESLALDPGGKIYPTPALIGREKTVCGHISQGLEMVWKNSDALSSLRRLSIKDDAVYEANPLKYIVGGGDIDHSFLTGGAYMGHDPYVPLYNRLALWLMIESARITEEQPWPQIRRKMGERLLHCVQNGEGVAFTHSNCVLTFADTHGVVGQFYSAAAEDENTDITNPVCYPDPEISHIPKAARIRSYGCGSPVLDAGVSPGEIVVDLGSGAGVECYIAARKAGSRGRVIGIDMLDNMLALARQSLDDVADRLGYRNVDFKKGFLEQLPLDDNTADVVISNCVINLSEDKRQTFSEILRILKPGGRIFISDVVTDDPCPPEIQNDAKLRGECLSGALVQPHLISILESAGFSRIRIVKRFFYKEVLGHKFYSITYTAFRSLPPEKSRILYPGPYAAVMTDDGDLLLRGQSSEANWPYDAWGDTSIFKLDPMGNVANIEAVNACSCEVAPTPVRKDTSGTQAAPAHETDQRFQHDCMLCGKPLVYLKEDRLEVCVFCKNEYLANAVCEDGHFVCDHCHGEDMVDVVKHICAHTDATDMIDLMNQLRSHQSFPLHGPEHHFAVPGVITAVYRNLGGDITDKDITTAIDRGCSVPGGVCAFWGTCGAAVGAGIAFGVILKSTPLVPGARQIVQKVSEAIIHDLNQASAARCCQREVWTTFKAVARLSKIHLPLTLKAQGDVQCRQQGKNRECIREECPYFKV, encoded by the coding sequence TTGAGCTCAAATAGATATGACGACTGGATCAGGCTTGAACTGGACAAAATAGCGGTATATGTCAAACCCGAATCTCCGGACTGGATTGTACCCAGTGCTTCCGGGGACCGGCTGCTTCAAAACATCATTGCATCCGGGGGGCGGAACACGACAGATGAAAGACAGGGCCGACCTTCAATATACGGGGATGCTGATTTTTCTTCCATCGTCCGTGAATCCCAGTTTTTGTCACTGTTAAAATCTCCGGACATCGCCGATTACAAGGGCAGGGGCCAGGCATTGAGCCTGACCGCATTAAAGGAGTGCTGGCTGCATATCACAAATAAATGTAATCTTGCCTGCCGCCACTGTCTTTTTTCCTGTTCATCCAGAACAAGTGAGACCATGGATTTTGACATGATATCCTCCATTGTCTCCCAGGCTTATACCCTGGGCACCCGGATTTTTTATTTAACCGGAGGTGAGCCCATGGTTCACCCCGATTTTCAGGACATATGCCGCCTGATTTTAGATGAACACGCCGACACTATGCTTGTGATTTTAACCAACGGCATATTGATTCCGGAGTACCGGGCTTTTTTAAAGTCTTTGCCGGGCGACCGCCTGTTTCTCCAGGTCAGTCTGGATGGTCTTGAAGACGCCAATGACGCATTAAGAGGAACGGGGTCTTTTGCCAAAACAACCGCGGGCCTTGCTGTTCTTGAGCAATTGAATATCATAACCACTCTGTCCATGGTTGTTCACCCGGATAATTTCTTTCAGATGGCGGAAATGGTCAGGCTCGGGGCCAAATTTTCTGTGGATAGTATCCACTATATGTGGCTTTTGACCACTGGCCGGGCGTCATCCCAGCCAGCGGTGCCGATGGATGAATTGTTCAACAACCTGGTGCAATGCCACGGTCTTGCCGCCGCACACAATCTTACCATTGATAATATCACCAATCTGTCCACCCGGGTGTTTTCCACCCCCGGCACCAAATATGACCTGGGTAATGCCGGGTGGGAATCGTTGGCTTTAGATCCCGGGGGCAAGATTTATCCCACCCCGGCCCTCATCGGCCGGGAAAAGACCGTATGCGGCCATATTTCCCAGGGGCTGGAGATGGTCTGGAAAAACAGTGACGCCCTGTCTTCCCTACGACGTTTATCGATCAAGGATGATGCTGTCTATGAGGCCAATCCTTTAAAATATATTGTGGGGGGTGGCGACATTGATCACAGCTTTTTGACCGGTGGCGCATATATGGGCCATGACCCTTATGTACCCTTGTATAACCGGCTGGCCTTGTGGTTGATGATTGAATCGGCCCGGATCACCGAAGAACAGCCCTGGCCCCAGATCCGGCGTAAGATGGGGGAAAGATTGCTGCATTGTGTCCAAAACGGAGAAGGTGTGGCTTTTACCCATTCCAATTGTGTGCTCACCTTTGCCGATACCCACGGCGTTGTGGGACAATTTTACTCAGCCGCGGCCGAAGACGAGAACACGGATATTACGAATCCGGTTTGTTATCCCGATCCGGAAATATCCCATATCCCCAAAGCCGCCAGGATTCGTTCCTATGGGTGTGGTAGCCCGGTGCTTGACGCAGGCGTTTCCCCTGGTGAAATCGTTGTGGACCTCGGTTCCGGGGCCGGGGTGGAGTGCTATATTGCCGCTCGTAAAGCAGGTTCCCGGGGACGGGTTATCGGTATTGATATGCTTGATAACATGCTGGCTCTGGCCCGCCAATCACTTGATGATGTGGCCGACCGCCTGGGGTACCGGAATGTAGATTTTAAAAAGGGGTTTCTGGAACAGCTGCCCCTGGATGACAATACCGCAGATGTGGTCATTTCCAATTGCGTCATAAACCTCTCTGAGGACAAGCGACAGACTTTTTCGGAAATATTGCGCATACTTAAACCCGGCGGGCGGATTTTTATTTCCGACGTGGTTACGGATGACCCCTGTCCCCCCGAAATCCAGAATGACGCCAAACTTCGGGGGGAGTGTCTTTCAGGGGCCCTTGTACAGCCCCATCTGATAAGCATCCTTGAATCTGCCGGGTTCAGCCGAATCAGGATTGTGAAACGCTTTTTTTACAAAGAGGTTCTGGGTCATAAATTTTATTCCATCACCTATACGGCCTTTCGATCCCTGCCGCCTGAAAAATCCAGAATTTTGTACCCCGGACCCTATGCGGCGGTTATGACCGACGATGGAGACCTGCTTTTACGCGGACAGTCATCGGAAGCCAACTGGCCCTATGATGCCTGGGGGGATACGTCTATTTTCAAGTTGGATCCCATGGGTAATGTGGCCAATATCGAGGCCGTAAACGCCTGCAGCTGCGAAGTGGCTCCCACGCCTGTCCGGAAAGACACCTCCGGTACCCAGGCAGCCCCGGCCCATGAAACAGATCAGAGATTCCAACACGACTGCATGCTGTGCGGCAAGCCCCTGGTCTATTTAAAGGAAGACCGGCTGGAAGTTTGTGTATTTTGCAAAAATGAATACCTGGCCAACGCCGTGTGCGAAGACGGACATTTTGTTTGCGACCACTGCCATGGCGAGGATATGGTGGATGTGGTCAAACATATCTGCGCCCATACCGATGCAACGGACATGATTGATTTGATGAATCAGCTCCGGAGTCATCAATCATTTCCCCTCCATGGCCCGGAACATCATTTTGCGGTGCCCGGCGTCATCACGGCCGTTTACAGAAACCTGGGCGGCGATATCACGGATAAGGATATCACCACGGCCATTGACCGGGGCTGTAGTGTTCCCGGCGGCGTGTGCGCCTTCTGGGGCACCTGTGGAGCCGCAGTGGGTGCGGGGATCGCTTTTGGGGTCATTTTGAAAAGCACCCCCCTGGTGCCCGGTGCCAGGCAGATTGTCCAGAAGGTCTCCGAAGCCATTATCCATGACCTGAACCAGGCATCGGCGGCCCGCTGCTGCCAGAGGGAAGTATGGACGACCTTTAAAGCAGTGGCCCGGTTGTCAAAAATTCACCTGCCTTTGACCCTGAAGGCCCAGGGAGACGTTCAATGTCGACAGCAGGGAAAAAACAGGGAGTGCATCCGGGAGGAGTGCCCCTATTTCAAGGTATAA
- a CDS encoding TIGR04282 family arsenosugar biosynthesis glycosyltransferase has product MTKNNAVILFIKSPEKGRVKTRLAKGVGEKAALALYQCFVMDVLDMVRSTPWALRVYYYPEKGCRRIRSWLGNDWDLFPQVGTTLGDKMKNALADTFAAGYERAVLIGSDLPDIPSDIINTAFNALNSTDGVLGPSSDGGYYLIGFTAKGFVPRIFNNIPWGTNRVFELTLNNFQDHAVSPFCLPVWQDIDTKEDLQALGLDPATGPAMHTTRYLQKKGLTF; this is encoded by the coding sequence ATGACAAAAAATAATGCGGTCATTCTTTTTATCAAATCCCCGGAAAAGGGCCGGGTCAAGACCCGACTGGCAAAGGGCGTGGGGGAAAAAGCCGCTTTGGCGCTGTATCAATGTTTTGTGATGGATGTTCTGGATATGGTTCGATCAACACCCTGGGCGTTAAGAGTTTACTATTATCCTGAAAAGGGTTGCCGTCGCATCCGGTCATGGCTGGGGAACGATTGGGACCTTTTCCCCCAGGTCGGTACCACACTGGGCGATAAAATGAAAAATGCCCTGGCAGATACTTTTGCCGCTGGGTATGAGAGAGCTGTTCTTATTGGGTCTGATTTACCCGACATTCCGTCTGACATCATTAATACTGCCTTTAACGCATTGAACAGCACAGATGGGGTATTAGGACCAAGTTCGGACGGCGGGTATTATCTGATCGGATTCACGGCCAAGGGTTTTGTTCCCCGGATTTTTAATAATATTCCCTGGGGAACCAACCGTGTATTTGAGTTGACCCTGAATAATTTCCAGGACCATGCTGTTTCACCCTTTTGCCTCCCGGTCTGGCAGGATATCGACACCAAAGAGGATTTGCAGGCCCTGGGCCTTGATCCAGCAACCGGTCCTGCCATGCACACCACCCGTTACCTACAAAAAAAAGGACTGACGTTTTGA
- a CDS encoding alkene reductase, whose protein sequence is MKSLFDPISIGNYNLKNRIVLAPMTRGRAGSERIPNDLMADYYFQRSSAGLLITEATVISKQGIGWIDSPGIYTSEMVEGWQKVTRKLNPTGTPIFLQLWHCGRASHSDFHNGDAPVSASAVRLEGDGIHTPLGKKEYEIPRPLTIDEIKATVDDYRKAAVNAKEAGFSGVEVHAANGYLINQFLDSKSNLRDDAYGGSLENKFRFLKEVLDTILEVWPPEQVGVRISPNGIFNDMGSSDFRQTFLYVAEELNKLHLGYLHIMDGLAFGFHEKGDSMTLSEFRKIYKGIIMGNCGYTKESAEARIASGDADLAAFGRPYITNPDLPERLKNGWPLNPSEDMSLWYTPGPEGYTDYQPYKPSDQPIST, encoded by the coding sequence ATGAAAAGTTTATTCGATCCAATTTCAATAGGAAACTATAATCTAAAAAATAGAATTGTATTGGCCCCCATGACCCGGGGACGTGCCGGATCCGAACGCATACCCAATGACTTGATGGCCGACTATTATTTTCAGCGTTCATCGGCCGGGTTACTCATCACGGAAGCAACAGTGATTTCAAAGCAAGGTATCGGGTGGATTGATTCCCCGGGAATATACACCAGCGAAATGGTAGAGGGATGGCAAAAAGTCACCCGGAAATTAAACCCCACAGGAACTCCGATTTTTCTACAACTCTGGCACTGCGGCAGAGCGTCTCACAGCGATTTCCACAATGGAGATGCTCCGGTTTCGGCTTCAGCTGTCCGGCTGGAAGGCGACGGCATCCACACGCCTTTAGGGAAAAAAGAGTATGAAATACCCCGTCCCCTGACCATTGATGAAATTAAAGCCACCGTGGATGATTACCGGAAAGCAGCCGTGAATGCAAAAGAAGCTGGTTTTTCAGGCGTAGAGGTGCATGCGGCCAACGGGTACCTGATCAATCAGTTCCTTGATTCAAAATCCAATCTCAGGGACGATGCGTACGGCGGCAGCCTGGAAAATAAATTCCGGTTTTTAAAAGAAGTGCTGGATACTATTTTAGAAGTCTGGCCTCCAGAACAGGTTGGTGTCCGGATATCCCCCAATGGTATTTTTAACGATATGGGCAGCAGTGATTTTAGACAGACCTTCCTGTATGTCGCAGAAGAACTGAATAAATTGCACCTGGGGTATCTGCACATCATGGATGGCCTTGCTTTTGGCTTCCATGAAAAGGGCGATTCCATGACTTTGTCCGAGTTCCGGAAGATATACAAAGGTATCATTATGGGCAATTGCGGATACACAAAAGAATCGGCTGAAGCGCGAATCGCAAGTGGAGATGCGGACCTGGCAGCCTTTGGCAGACCCTATATTACCAATCCCGATTTGCCGGAACGGTTAAAGAATGGCTGGCCGCTGAATCCTTCAGAAGATATGTCCTTATGGTACACCCCGGGACCTGAAGGGTACACAGATTATCAGCCCTATAAACCATCTGATCAGCCGATTTCAACATAG